From the Streptomyces nigrescens genome, one window contains:
- a CDS encoding FG-GAP repeat domain-containing protein: MGRRIAATAGLGLALVLSSCGLLSPAGDARPSSPHRSSSLPRARPVPAGHGSRTAHDFNGDGHPDLVLDSLLAPSGGHDDDPGIGIVYGSAHGLVPATRELLTPARHAAPTAGTVPASFDAETVCDLDRDGFSDLVVTTDPPYDGIGRPPVPVQLLFGSPHGLGPARAVKLRIPDRARFGNEWPDQPVCGDFDGDGAPDLAVTASGPRISYLRGPFTHTGAPKAAGAPVDIPGTALATTTPLSSSDIDGDGTDDLLVRAADPGRRARSRLALGGPRGPLRAGPAAYPPGYATVFGRFTGAGRGVTSVTADTGGLLSVGGRPGGIRTGAGRIPTLAAGDVDHDGNPDLVVAGSRPALLSGTANGLSTTARRLPVPRLPGSGRPHSTVLALADFDGDHRADLVLLTQRDRTHDRVTVLPGGPSGLAARPAHSFTTADFTAP, from the coding sequence ATGGGAAGACGGATCGCCGCGACGGCAGGGCTCGGGCTGGCCCTTGTGCTCAGCTCCTGCGGTCTGCTCTCCCCCGCAGGCGACGCACGTCCCTCCTCGCCCCACCGCTCCTCCTCGCTGCCGCGGGCGCGCCCCGTCCCCGCCGGTCACGGCAGCCGGACCGCCCACGACTTCAACGGCGACGGCCACCCCGACCTCGTCCTCGACAGCCTGCTCGCACCGTCCGGCGGCCATGACGACGACCCGGGCATCGGCATCGTCTACGGCTCCGCGCACGGACTCGTCCCCGCCACCCGGGAGTTGCTCACCCCGGCCCGCCACGCCGCCCCCACCGCGGGGACCGTCCCCGCGTCCTTCGACGCCGAGACCGTCTGCGATCTCGACCGGGACGGCTTCAGCGACCTGGTCGTCACCACCGACCCGCCCTACGACGGCATCGGCCGCCCGCCCGTCCCCGTACAGCTCCTCTTCGGCTCACCGCACGGCCTCGGTCCCGCCCGTGCCGTGAAACTCCGCATCCCGGACCGGGCGAGATTCGGCAACGAATGGCCCGACCAGCCGGTCTGCGGCGACTTCGACGGCGACGGCGCACCCGACCTGGCCGTCACCGCCTCCGGCCCCCGGATCAGCTATCTGCGGGGCCCGTTCACCCACACCGGCGCCCCGAAGGCGGCCGGAGCGCCGGTCGACATCCCCGGCACCGCCCTCGCGACCACCACCCCCCTGTCGTCGTCCGACATCGACGGCGACGGCACCGACGACCTCCTCGTACGGGCCGCCGACCCCGGCCGCCGCGCCCGCAGCCGGCTCGCCCTCGGCGGCCCCCGGGGCCCGCTCCGCGCCGGCCCGGCCGCCTACCCGCCCGGCTACGCCACGGTCTTCGGCCGCTTCACCGGGGCCGGACGGGGGGTGACCTCCGTCACCGCCGACACCGGTGGTCTGCTCTCCGTCGGCGGCCGCCCCGGCGGAATCCGTACCGGCGCGGGCCGGATCCCCACCCTCGCCGCCGGTGATGTGGACCACGACGGCAACCCTGATCTCGTCGTGGCCGGCAGCCGCCCCGCCCTGCTGAGCGGCACCGCGAACGGGCTCTCCACGACCGCCCGCCGCCTGCCCGTGCCCCGTCTTCCCGGCTCCGGACGCCCGCACTCCACCGTTCTCGCCCTCGCCGACTTCGACGGTGACCACCGCGCCGACCTCGTCCTCCTCACGCAGCGCGACCGCACCCACGACAGGGTGACGGTGCTGCCCGGCGGTCCGTCAGGACTCGCCGCGCGGCCCGCACACTCCTTCACCACGGCGGATTTCACGGCTCCCTGA
- a CDS encoding (Fe-S)-binding protein, whose product MQLAAIIVSLVLIAVAVALFGRALLQIYRQMRLGQPVPAGTRTDAPTQRTVTVAKEFVGHTRMNRWGVVGVAHWFVAVGFLTLLLTIVNAIGQLFQADWLIPVIGGWLPWEMFVEAMGTLTTVGIIVLIVIRQLNRPGGAGRKSRFAGSNTGQAYFVETVILIVGICIVTLHALEGAQHGVDHYEPAFFISYPLVAFFKGMSLGTLQNLTYFFAALKIATSFIWMITVSLKTDMGVAWHRFLAFPNIWFKREADGGVALGALQPMTSAGKPIDFEDPGEDDQFGVSQVEHFSWKGLLDFSTCTECGRCQSQCPAWNTGKPLSPKLLIMALRDHAHAKAPYLLAGGGKDMEGNEQATAEQLADVPASALAEAERPLIGTLEENGVIDPDVLWSCTTCGACVEQCPVDIEHIDHIVDMRRYQVMIESSFPSEAGTMLKNLEKKGNPWGLAKKQRLAWTKEVDFEVPVVGQDVEDLTEVEYLYWVGCAGALEDRAKKTTKAFAELLHIAGVKFAIMGGDEKCTGDSPRRLGNEFLFQQLGAENVATLNAAFGEDDEDESTKKPKSSKKIVATCPHCFNTIANEYPQLGGEYEVIHHTQLLQHLVDEGKLTPVTPVEGLITYHDPCYLGRHNKVYTPPREIIAKVPGLRNEEMHRHKERGFCCGAGGARMWMEERIGKRINNERVDEALSLNPDIVSTACPFCLVMLTDSVNGKKNDGKAKESIQVVDVAQLLLDSVKTPVDPAGDEEPEDAPEPEPVK is encoded by the coding sequence GTGGCGCTGTTCGGCCGCGCCCTCCTGCAGATCTACCGCCAGATGCGACTGGGCCAGCCGGTGCCCGCAGGCACCCGGACCGACGCTCCCACCCAGCGGACCGTCACCGTGGCCAAGGAGTTCGTCGGCCACACTCGCATGAACCGCTGGGGCGTCGTCGGCGTGGCGCACTGGTTCGTGGCGGTGGGCTTCCTCACCCTGCTGCTGACGATCGTCAACGCCATCGGCCAGCTCTTCCAGGCCGACTGGCTGATCCCGGTCATCGGCGGCTGGCTGCCGTGGGAGATGTTCGTCGAGGCGATGGGCACGCTGACGACCGTGGGCATCATCGTCCTGATCGTCATCCGCCAGCTGAACCGCCCCGGCGGCGCCGGCCGCAAGTCCCGCTTCGCGGGCTCCAACACCGGCCAGGCGTACTTCGTCGAGACCGTCATCCTCATCGTCGGCATCTGCATCGTGACGCTGCACGCCCTGGAGGGCGCCCAGCACGGCGTCGACCACTACGAGCCGGCGTTCTTCATCTCGTACCCCCTGGTCGCGTTCTTCAAGGGGATGAGCCTCGGCACCCTGCAGAACCTCACCTACTTCTTCGCCGCCCTCAAGATCGCGACGTCCTTCATCTGGATGATCACGGTCTCGCTCAAGACCGACATGGGTGTGGCCTGGCACCGCTTCCTGGCCTTCCCCAACATCTGGTTCAAGCGCGAGGCGGACGGCGGTGTCGCCCTCGGTGCCCTGCAGCCGATGACCAGCGCGGGCAAGCCGATCGACTTCGAGGACCCGGGCGAGGACGACCAGTTCGGTGTCTCCCAGGTCGAGCACTTCTCCTGGAAGGGCCTGCTCGACTTCTCCACCTGCACCGAGTGCGGCCGCTGCCAGTCGCAGTGCCCCGCCTGGAACACCGGTAAGCCGCTGTCGCCGAAGCTGCTGATCATGGCGCTGCGCGACCACGCACACGCCAAGGCGCCGTATCTGCTCGCGGGCGGCGGCAAGGACATGGAGGGCAACGAGCAGGCGACCGCCGAGCAGCTCGCCGACGTGCCCGCGTCCGCGCTGGCCGAGGCCGAGCGCCCGCTGATCGGCACCCTGGAGGAGAACGGCGTCATCGACCCGGACGTCCTGTGGTCCTGCACCACCTGCGGCGCCTGTGTCGAGCAGTGCCCGGTCGACATCGAGCACATCGACCACATCGTCGACATGCGCCGCTACCAGGTCATGATCGAGTCCTCGTTCCCGTCCGAGGCGGGCACGATGCTCAAGAACCTGGAGAAGAAGGGCAACCCCTGGGGCCTGGCCAAGAAGCAGCGCCTGGCCTGGACCAAGGAGGTCGACTTCGAGGTTCCGGTCGTCGGCCAGGACGTCGAGGACCTCACCGAGGTCGAGTACCTCTACTGGGTCGGCTGCGCCGGCGCCCTGGAGGACCGCGCCAAGAAGACCACCAAGGCCTTCGCGGAGCTGCTGCACATCGCGGGCGTGAAGTTCGCGATCATGGGCGGCGACGAGAAGTGCACCGGTGACTCCCCGCGCCGTCTGGGCAACGAGTTCCTCTTCCAGCAGCTCGGCGCCGAGAACGTCGCCACGCTGAACGCCGCCTTCGGTGAGGACGACGAGGACGAGTCGACCAAGAAGCCGAAGTCGTCGAAGAAGATCGTCGCGACCTGCCCGCACTGCTTCAACACGATCGCGAACGAGTACCCCCAGCTGGGCGGCGAGTACGAGGTCATCCACCACACCCAGCTGCTCCAGCACCTGGTGGACGAGGGCAAGCTCACCCCCGTCACCCCGGTCGAGGGTCTGATCACCTACCACGACCCCTGCTACCTGGGCCGACACAACAAGGTCTACACCCCGCCGCGCGAGATCATCGCCAAGGTGCCGGGCCTGCGGAACGAGGAGATGCACCGCCACAAGGAGCGCGGCTTCTGCTGTGGCGCCGGCGGTGCCCGGATGTGGATGGAAGAGCGCATCGGCAAGCGCATCAACAACGAGCGGGTCGACGAGGCGCTGTCGCTGAACCCCGACATCGTGTCGACGGCCTGCCCCTTCTGCCTCGTGATGCTGACCGACTCGGTCAACGGCAAGAAGAACGACGGCAAGGCGAAGGAATCCATCCAGGTCGTCGACGTGGCCCAGCTGCTGCTGGACTCCGTCAAGACCCCCGTCGACCCGGCGGGCGACGAGGAGCCGGAGGACGCTCCGGAGCCCGAGCCGGTGAAGTAA